The DNA window cattgatatatatatataatgttatatacactgtgttgTTACATACACGGAAGGCGTTACCTTTTGGACTGGATTCCTTCTGATGAGCGGATCTGTTGGTCTCGTCAATGTCGCGTGTACCTTCCTGGGCATCTACCATCAGCTGGAGGAAATCTGTTCGACCTTCCTACAATACAAAAAGTATCCTCAAAGTTTATGAGATTGATCCATTTTCATCCAAAATAAGGTATCGGACAGTAAAAGTGCAGGAATTAGCAAGTACTTATATCTAGGTTCCAAACAAAATTCGACCTCGTATGAACTTTTGAAAATAGGTACTAACATGACTgcaaagaaaacatatttacctatCTAAGATTACACAGATTTACCGATGCGAATGTCGTTACAATCAcacagatataatgtgtatgctTGAAATAGCATTATaacttttaataataaaaactgTCAATCAACAATATGTGAGTTTAGTTACCCCCTTGCTTTGTCTCCTCTCCTCCAACAGCTGTGTAGTGATTTTACGGAAGTAAGCCATGCTGTCTTTTGGGAAAATACTTGTACCCAATTTCCGGAATAACGGTTTAAATGATGGAAACAacactaaaaacaaaacagaaatattaaaacctgtttatacttCTTCGACAAAGGACAGGGTATCATGTCTAAGTTATAAACACCAGTTGAAAACCGAAAGATACGAAATATTCCCAAGAATAATTTTAGGAgaatacaatgaaaaaaaagCCTTGAAGTATGTTACACATATGATCTTGGTACATACAACAGAGTACCGCGGGGCGGAACAAAAGACGCCCTTTGATTGCCAtactgtatattgttatatactatttttcatgaaaataagaTTCGCATCACCTAAAGAAATATACCGAGAGGAGATCTCAGGACAAGAataaaaaactgaaataaataaagggCAAAGTTAATCAACATGAATTTCCTTTTAAAGAAACACAACCTATCAGGACAATAAAGCCTACcaatttcaaagaaatcacTCGAAAAATGAAGGAGAAGATCTCTGGACAAAAGTAAATGCTAAAATAAACGAAAGAAATAACTTTTGTCAAAAATAGTCGAATGAAGAACTtcatattattaatatttacaatCAGTGTTGCAgttgcctatatgtcgttagtaaaccaaattgtatttatgagactgtatactacaatttacagtgattcggtaTGTGTAGAAATACAGCTCCAAGCGTTGTGGGTTTAAAAACGAaggccgccagttactttcgttATAgagagttttttttatctacacaagtcaccacaaaaaataaataaacttcaTAAGTTATGAGagttaaatttaaaataaaagcAATGAAATCGACCCAAAATTTTGATAAGCActattcttgatctatacgaaatgatcaaattgtcaatgttgtcacactcacaggggctcgtttctGAATCTTAACAAATGCTAGACATGCCAATATTAACTGTCGagcatttttattattattcacTTATGTCAAAGGCCTAACTTACTCCAAAAGtgagcccctgtgaagttaaacgtcgtctgctaagttagcgacactgatgtgacgggtttagactggaatctgtttcgaacgaagTATCCTTCTGAAAATCCAGTCGATAAAAACATCAAGAGTTTCCCAGGAATCGAGTCTATCAAGTACAATAtccgttcaacgccgcatcacttctaaatcataaccgtatatcattgcgcagaaaaacgGCTTTGAGTTTAAATAATCAGAAATTATGTAgctgtgaataatttgacgatatctacaaacgtatatgaaatataaaataaagcgAAAGTGCAAAAACTAttttatgtgtttgctattgACGGATGGAAGAACGGACGAACGTGGTCATATAATGATACTCCCATTAAATTACGGGCGTATAAAATGTGGGGCATTAATACTATTTCGCTAATGATGCGATAGACAgaaaaacatttacatatatcagGCCAATGAAAAGTGACAATCAACTCACTGATCATAAGTACGGCAGGCGACGCTAAACTGATGTCAAACATCTTTTTGGCGTGAGTTACAAAGAGGTCATTTGGGTTTTCCTGGGAATCGACGTGAATACCGAAAGCCGTAGAGCTGATCACATCCATGGTGAATCCTCCAAATAACCTGCAATGTTCACGCAGTTATGAGTATTCCATTTCTTACATTACAAGCTCAACAAATCAACTCAGTTGTTTCACCCCGTCTCTCTCCAACATTTTTCTCTCTTCTTTCCCTCCCTCAGCATTTCTTCCTCCTTGGAGGTTCCATGTTCTAACATAATTGTAGTTTCCCTTTTCCGATCCAGAGGTGTTCGCCCCACCTGTCCAAATTCACCGCTTTCTCTAATTAAGAAAGTTCTCTCTTCCCCGTCCCTTATATAACCCGTACCGTTCTCCACAAATACCCCCATAAGACCGAACGTTACATATAAACATAGAGGCAAAGAACGAAAGAATTTTATCGGGATGCAGTGAGACAGTAACTATTAGTGGTCATCTTTTTAAGCTTATAAACTGGATCGAAGTCCTTGGCATTTAAAGGCttgatttttatgaaaatttgataTCCATTTCGGATGTGGCCTTGCGACACTTATTAAACATTAACGTCCAGACAAAAATATTGACACCCGGTATCGGGGTTTCGATGTaacgaaataaaaaacaatacctTCTTATTTCTACCTGGCCTCCGTCCCCATTGATCATGCTGTTCCGACATGTTTTGACCAGAGTGCCACACGCTTCCTGAACTAATGGCATCATCTATAttgtaaaaaaacattttgatccgtctatatttacatcataacaATTAACAGGTTTTTCTTTAAACCATCACCGGATATCATGAATTCAATAGCAATATTTACCAATCTAACAACCATTCCTTAATTTGCATTGGTATAAagaatatacaaatattgatcATTTTTATCCTATAATTTGAAATGGACGATCGTAAATAAGATACATAAAAACCTAATAATATCATGATCTCTTACAGCAGCAACAGCTTAGTCAAATAAACAGGTTTACAATCTGTCTCATCAATAGCGACTTAGTCAAAGAGCCATCAACACGAAGGGTTCGGAAACTAATGAATCTATTCCAATAGCAACCTAGTCAAAGAGCTCGACAACTTATATATAACTTATGAATCAATTTCCTAAACAAAAACCCAATAGGCGCATCAACACGTCACCTTTTACTACTGTTCATATAACAATGCAATTAGTACGAAGAACATTTTTGTGAGCACATACCTTTCGTAGTTTGCCGGATGAAAACGTAGGAGTAATAACACCCCGGTCATGTTTCCAGTGATCGCCCTTGGTATTCAAAAGGCTTCTTTC is part of the Pecten maximus unplaced genomic scaffold, xPecMax1.1, whole genome shotgun sequence genome and encodes:
- the LOC117320453 gene encoding cytochrome P450 3A2-like — its product is MVASNLVVADKEMLKEILVKQFNNFPDRMTFEDFNGDMERSLLNTKGDHWKHDRGVITPTFSSGKLRKMMPLVQEACGTLVKTCRNSMINGDGGQVEIRRLFGGFTMDVISSTAFGIHVDSQENPNDLFVTHAKKMFDISLASPAVLMIMLFPSFKPLFRKLGTSIFPKDSMAYFRKITTQLLEERRQSKGEGRTDFLQLMVDAQEGTRDIDETNRSAHQKESSPK